The Sabethes cyaneus chromosome 1, idSabCyanKW18_F2, whole genome shotgun sequence DNA segment ATACCAGCTAACCCATCCTGCGATGCATCAGTGTGCAGCTCAATGTCACGCTTTGCGTCAAACAACACTAAAAGAGGGCGATTACTCAACATTTGCTTAAGCTCGACAAAAGCTTCCGTTTGGCTTGCAGCCCAATTAAATTCCGCCTCCTTCTTTAACAATGCAAACAGCGGCGCAGCCACCACACTAAAGTTTGGTATAAACCGGCGAAAAAATCCCGCGAGCCCCAAAAACTGTTGAACTTGTAGCACATTTTGAGGTTCTGGAAACTCCGACACTGCTCGCGTTTTAATTTTTCCTGGACGTATGCCTTGCTTAGACACCTCGAATCCCAAAAAATCGATTGCCAATTTGAAAAAGTGCGATTTCTTTAAGTTTATTGTGAATCCACTTTCCGCGATCACTTTCAGCAGCCGCTCGAATTTCACTAGTAATTCCGCTCTACTTTGCCCACCAATAACGAGATCATCAATATACGCCACTATGCCTTCGCCACGAAGCTTTTTGGTTAGCTCGTTTATCGCACGTTGAAATACTGAGCAACCATTCGCCAATCCAAACGGCATCCGCAAAAAATGATAATGGCCGTCTCGCGTCGAAAAAGCAGTACATTCTTAGCTTTCTTCGGCCATCGGAATTTGGTAGTAGCCAGAATATAAGTCGACGGTAATAAATAATTCAGCACCACTaagcttatttaaacaccattcgATGTCCGGCATGGGATATCTATCCTTCACTGTTTTAGTATTTAGCATTCTATAATCAACCGCCATGCGAAACGATCCGTCCTTTTTTGGTACTAGCACGACCCGACTGCTATAGGGTGAATTAGACTCCTTCACAATACCGGCTTCGATTAATTCCTCCACTATTGCGCGCAACGCTGTCTCGCGAGCATACTCCATTCGATGTGGTTTCACATACACCGGGTCCTGGTCGGTGAGTACAATTTTCATTTCCGTATTTTTCGCCACTCCTAGCTCACgcatatttttagcaaaacatGACCGGTATTGGTTGATCAGTTTTACTACTTCACTTTTACTTCCCTCCGCATTCACGTCATCTTCACaaattttttccacttttgtACGACAATCGATCGTGAACATCGATTCGTACTTTCTGGGCGGCAGCTCGACCACCATCTGCCTGGCAGCGTTTTTAGTAGCACAAAATTCTCTGCTGTCTTCGCGACGAAATTCCACTTTTCCATTACGGTTTAGCATCACTACTCCTTCTTGGTTCAACACGTCTCGTCCCAATATCAACGCCGTACTTTGTGTCCAGTTGGGAACGACATGTAATTTCACCGGCACTTCAATATCGTCGATTTTCACTAACGAAGTTACGTATTTTTCCACATTTACTTTTTTCCCCCCGAAACCAACTAGCGTTGTATTTGCATTTTCACTTCGACCGGCTCTTGGTGCATATCGACTTTGGATCGTCGAAACCTTGCAACCCGAATCCACTAGAGCACTCAACGTCATTTCGCCAACTTCAACTGATTTCACAAAATTATTGTCCTCATCCACCATTTGCATTTTTGATGGCGGTGGTTTGGTGGTCTTAGGGCTCGGACAACTTTTTGCCATGTGGCCATAGATACCGCAATTATAACACATTCGTTCATTAGTAGCCGGTGTTCGATCGACGGTCACTGCACAAGCCACCGCTTTATGCCCTGGCTGGCGGCATTTGTAGCAAACGACCTCTTTCTTTTTCTCGACAGCACGTGGCGCACCTGTATCAGCCGGCGCGTCGATCATCCCCTCCATCCACTTTAATTGTGACATCAATTCTTCTATTGTGTCAATTTTCACTGTTAGTTgcactcgggacttggaaccgAATTCCCCCAGCCCGCCAATAATATACTTCACCACTACGCGTTCACTAAATCCAGCTCGTTTACCCATTGCGGCTTGAGAGTAGACATACTCGTCGATCGTTTCCTCTCGCATTTTTCTCCGCTTTGTCATTTGGTTATGGTAGTAAATTTCATCTCGGGCAGAAGGGAATGCCCGAACTAGTTTTTCACTAAACCGTTGCCATGTAGTAGTGACTTCCTGTACACCTGCCCACCACATTTTTGCAGATCCCTCCAAATTTAATCGAGCGCAATGCAATTTTGTTACTGCATCCCATCCGTAATGTCGGGCCGTTGTCTCGATTTCTTCGATCCATTCAGTGGCAGAAAGGCACGTTGGGTCCTTCGGGTTAAATCTACTAACTAGTTCTTTTAACTCCCGAAAATCAGGTCGTCGCGATTCTACGGTAAGCCGCTGCTCGCTGGCACTGTTTCGGCCACTTATACCAGCTAATTCTCGCCGCAACTGTTCAATTTCTGACACTTTAGTCGCTAGATCTGCTTTAAGTTGCTCCACACTCAGATCTGGATGCGGTAGAgacatttttacaattttccgCTTCGTTACAAGCTCTCCAAATGGTCGTGGTGATTCGAATCCGTCGTCGCTACCCCTTTCACCGTCGCTATCCGCACTCCCTTCTTCCTTGCCACTCATAAGATCAATATCTGCACGCGTTCGATTTAGCTGTGACGCTATTCAATACACTGCTATTGTTCCGTGGCACTATTCACCGCCGCGTCTATACCGTCACTTGACCAGAATTACCACGCGCGGTCTCTAATCCTGTCTACAGCTTGTAACGAAGcggaaaattgtaaaaatgtcTCTACCGCATCCAGATCTGAGTGTGGAGCAACTTAAAGCAGATCTAGCGACTAAAGTG contains these protein-coding regions:
- the LOC128736682 gene encoding uncharacterized protein LOC128736682, with product MSLPHPDLSVEQLKADLATKVSEIEQLRRELAGISGRNSASEQRLTVESRRPDFRELKELVSRFNPKDPTCLSATEWIEEIETTARHYGWDAVTKLHCARLNLEGSAKMWWAGVQEVTTTWQRFSEKLVRAFPSARDEIYYHNQMTKRRKMREETIDEYVYSQAAMGKRAGFSERVVVKYIIGGLGEFGSKSRVQLTVKIDTIEELMSQLKWMEGMIDAPADTGAPRAVEKKKEVVCYKCRQPGHKAVACAVTVDRTPATNERMCYNCGIYGHMAKSCPSPKTTKPPPSKMQMVDEDNNFVKSVEVGEMTLSALVDSGCKVSTIQSRYAPRAGRSENANTTLVGFGGKKVNVEKYVTSLVKIDDIEVPVKLHVVPNWTQSTALILGRDVLNQEGVVMLNRNGKVEFRREDSREFCATKNAARQMVVELPPRKYESMFTIDCRTKVEKICEDDVNAEGSKSEVVKLINQYRSCFAKNMRELGVAKNTEMKIVLTDQDPVYVKPHRMEYARETALRAIVEELIEAGIVKESNSPYSSRVVLVPKKDGSFRMAVDYRMLNTKTVKDRYPMPDIEWCLNKLSGAELFITVDLYSGYYQIPMAEES